In one window of Zingiber officinale cultivar Zhangliang chromosome 11A, Zo_v1.1, whole genome shotgun sequence DNA:
- the LOC122031037 gene encoding receptor-like protein kinase HSL1 → MRSSSMLPLFFFFIFFIPHLSFSLNQEGLSLLFAKSFLSDPYNVLSNWNPADSNPCNWTGVTCGAAASVTAVDLSGFALSGPFPSALCSLPHLTFLSFSNNGINSSLSASALRGCSALTHLDLSQNLLVGPLPASLPSQLTDLLHLELTQNNFSGEVPASFGNFPRLQSLSLVGNQLTGSLPSFLANLSSLSELNLSYNDFAPSPVPSAFANLTQLRVLWLAGCNLIGRIPPDLGRLSSLMNLDLAYNSLTGSIPESLAGLSSVVQIELYSNSLSGPFPVGFSNLTQLRFLDASMNHLSGSIPDDVFLAPNIENLQLYENNLVGQIPLTISRCKNLFDLRLFSNRLTGSLPANFGKNCPLSFLDLSDNFLSGEIPVGLCDGGALRELLLLNNSFSGRLPENLGRCRTLTRARLPNNCLSGEVPYSFWGLPHLWLLELSGNSFFGSISPAISTAANLSMLLLSDNQFSGPIPEEIGTLSNMYEFSAANNRLSGSLPVSMRKLSKLGELDLHNNSLSGELLRGVQSWKKLSQLNLADNELSGSIPSEIGDLPVLNYLDLSGNELNGEIPMELQNLKLIQFNLSNNQFSGRLPPLLAAQAYQNSFLGNPGLCGDLITGLCPRVKGERNPEREIIMWLLRSLIVLLALVLVLVAVCFYWRNRNPNLALPAVDRLKLKLTSFHKLVLSENEILNCLDEDNVIGTGASGKVYRVVLENGDTVAVKKLWGASKKGCVHEGFGDGFEAEVATLGKVRHKNIVKLWCCVTHNDCKLLVYEYMPNGSLGDKLHGSKGAQLEWPTRLKIAMDAAEGLAYLHHDCVPPIVHRDVKSNNILLDAEFGAKVSDFGLAKAIEKGRQSMSIVAGSCGYIAPEYAYTLRVTEKSDIYSFGVVILELVTGRVPVDPEFGEKDLVKWVSCVIEQKGVDNVIDQRLDLCFKEEIRKVLNIGLLCTDCLPANRPSMRTVVKKLLEVAHDNMLKPSIKDPKQV, encoded by the exons ATGCGTTCTTCTTCCATGCTTcctctgttcttcttcttcatcttctttattCCACACCTCTCTTTCTCCCTCAACCAAGAaggcctctcccttctcttcgcTAAGAGCTTCCTCTCTGACCCCTACAATGTCCTGTCCAACTGGAACCCTGCGGACTCCAACCCCTGCAACTGGACCGGGGTAACCTGCGGCGCCGCCGCCTCCGTCACGGCCGTCGACCTATCCGGCTTCGCTCTCTCAGGTCCCTTCCCTTCTGCGCTCTGCAGCCTTCCTCATctcacctttctctccttttccaaCAATGGAATCAACTCCTCGTTGTCCGCTTCCGCGCTCCGAGGCTGCTCCGCCCTTACCCATCTCGACCTCTCGCAGAATCTGCTCGTCGGCCCGCTCCCGGCTTCGCTTCCTTCGCAGCTCACCGACCTCTTGCACCTGGAATTGACGCAGAACAATTTCTCCGGCGAAGTGCCGGCGTCTTTTGGAAATTTCCCGCGCCTCCAATCGCTCTCCTTGGTGGGGAACCAGCTCACCGGTTCGCTGCCTTCGTTCTTAGCCAATTTGTCTTCTCTAAGCGAGCTTAATCTCTCTTACAACGACTTCGCTCCGTCTCCGGTTCCGTCCGCCTTTGCTAACCTCACGCAGCTTCGCGTGCTCTGGCTCGCCGGCTGTAACCTCATCGGCCGCATTCCGCCAGACCTCGGCCGCCTTTCCTCCCTAATGAATCTCGACCTCGCCTATAATTCCCTCACCGGCAGTATTCCCGAATCTCTCGCTGGGTTGTCGTCGGTGGTCCAAATTGAGCTCTACTCTAATTCGCTTTCCGGTCCATTTCCCGTAGGCTTCTCCAACCTTACCCAACTCCGGTTCCTCGACGCTTCCATGAACCACCTCTCCGGGAGCATCCCCGATGACGTTTTCCTCGCTCCAAACATTGAAAATTTGCAGCTTTACGAGAATAATCTAGTAGGGCAGATCCCTCTGACTATTTCCCGGTGCAAAAATCTTTTCGACCTCCGGTTATTCTCCAACCGCCTCACCGGCTCTCTTCCGGCTAATTTTGGCAAGAACTGTCCTCTTAGCTTTCTTGATCTCTCCGACAACTTTCTCTCCGGCGAAATTCCCGTCGGTTTATGTGACGGCGGGGCTCTGAGGGAGCTTCTCTTGCTAAATAATTCATTTTCAGGTAGGTTGCCGGAGAATCTTGGCAGGTGTAGGACACTGACTCGCGCACGACTCCCTAACAATTGTCTTTCCGGCGAGGTCCCGTACTCCTTTTGGGGACTGCCTCACTTGTGGCTGCTCGAGTTATCCGGTAATTCCTTTTTTGGCAGCATCTCGCCAGCTATATCCACTGCGGCTAATCTATCCATGCTTCTACTCTCCGACAACCAATTTAGTGGTCCTATTCCGGAGGAAATCGGAACTCTGTCTAACATGTACGAGTTCTCGGCAGCCAACAACCGCCTCTCAGGATCTCTGCCGGTTAGCATGCGGAAACTCTCTAAGCTCGGAGAGTTAGATCTCCACAACAATTCCCTCTCCGGTGAGCTCCTCAGGGGTGTCCAATCATGGAAGAAACTTAGCCAGCTGAACCTCGCCGATAATGAGTTATCTGGTAGCATTCCGTCGGAGATTGGAGATCTCCCGGTGCTCAACTATCTCGATCTCTCAGGGAATGAACTCAACGGAGAGATTCCAATGGAGTTGCAAAATCTAAAACTCATTCAATTCAACCTATCCAACAACCAGTTCTCCGGCCGCCTTCCTCCTCTGCTTGCAGCACAGGCTTATCAGAACAGCTTCTTAGGCAATCCCGGCCTATGCGGGGACTTGATCACTGGCCTTTGTCCTCGTGTGAAAGGCGAAAGGAATCCGGAACGTGAAATTATCATGTGGCTTCTTCGATCGTTGATTGTACTCTTAGCCCTCGTGCTAGTTCTTGTGGCAGTTTGTTTCTATTGGAGGAACAGGAACCCGAATCTGGCACTTCCAGCAGTAGACAGACTAAAATTGAAGCTCACTTCCTTCCATAAGCTTGTACTCAGTGAGAATGAAATCTTGAATTGCCTCGACGAAGACAACGTGATAGGAACCGGAGCCTCCGGCAAGGTCTACAGGGTCGTGCTCGAGAACGGCGACACGGTCGCAGTGAAAAAACTCTGGGGCGCCTCGAAAAAAGGCTGCGTTCACGAGGGATTCGGGGATGGCTTCGAAGCAGAGGTGGCAACCTTGGGGAAGGTAAGGCACAAGAACATCGTGAAGCTATGGTGCTGCGTCACGCACAACGACTGCAAGCTCCTTGTCTACGAGTACATGCCAAACGGGAGCTTAGGAGACAAACTCCACGGTAGCAAAGGAGCCCAGCTGGAGTGGCCGACGAGGCTGAAGATCGCCATGGATGCGGCGGAGGGGCTTGCCTACCTGCACCACGACTGTGTTCCACCCATCGTTCACCGAGACGTCAAGTCCAACAATATATTGTTAGATGCGGAGTTTGGCGCCAAAGTTTCAGACTTCGGCCTCGCGAAGGCCATTGAAAAAGGACGACAGTCCATGTCAATCGTCGCCGGCTCCTGCGGCTACATCGCTCCAG AGTATGCGTACACGCTGCGGGTTACTGAAAAGAGTGACATATATAGCTTCGGCGTGGTTATTCTTGAGCTGGTAACTGGAAGAGTTCCGGTGGATCCTGAGTTCGGAGAGAAGGATTTGGTCAAGTGGGTGAGCTGCGTGATAGAGCAGAAAGGAGTGGATAACGTGATCGATCAGAGGCTCGATCTTTGTTTCAAGGAAGAGATCCGCAAGGTCCTCAACATCGGCCTCCTCTGCACCGACTGTCTTCCGGCCAATCGCCCATCCATGAGGACTGTGGTGAAGAAGCTCCTCGAGGTGGCGCATGACAACATGCTTAAGCCGTCGATAAAGGACCCGAAGCAAGTTTGA